A stretch of Rhododendron vialii isolate Sample 1 chromosome 4a, ASM3025357v1 DNA encodes these proteins:
- the LOC131322452 gene encoding uncharacterized protein LOC131322452, translating to MESRKVREGLRNTQLSILLYLFSRKFRQLCSRIRWLIRRRPRPRLVIRRFGKLNVNGRLWENPKKISSPLRGQVCGAALPERPIRIATFNVAMFSLAPAVPKAEKMVVLVHENEDAKSGDHRPKGILKQSPLHPMIPDDLSKQTSLLKSKLKVSINLPDNEISLAQSTVFSPQFHAPMRSPVCFPAGMFNYMNDGSVMRGSRTILDVLREVDADILALQDVKAEEEKNMTPLSELARALGMNYVFAESWAPEYGNAILSKWPIKQWRVQKIFDDQDFRNVLRATIDVPWIGEVNFHCTQLDHLDERWRMKQMEAIIQSNDGPHILAGGLNSLDGADYTSERWADIVKYYEEIGKPTPKVEVMKFLKGKGYKDAKDYAGECEPVVIIAKGQNVQGTCKYGTRVDYILNSPDLRCKFVPGSYSVVSSKGTSDHHIVKVEIAREVERDRGRIKRRKPRVKENVARVTNSCSSRGIWRIET from the exons atggaatcaagaaaagtcAGAGAAGGTTTGCGCAACACTCAATTATCTATCTTGTTATATCTCTTTAGCAGGAAGTTCCGGCAGCTATGCTCGAGGATCCGGTGGCTAATCCGGAGGCGTCCGAGGCCTAGACTCGTCATTCGGAGATTCGGGAAGCTAAATGTCAACGGCCGGTTGTGGGAAAACccgaaaaaaatcagctccccTCTCCGCGGCCAAGTGTGTGGTGCTGCTCTTCCAGAAAGGCCTATTCGTATCGCCACGTTTAATGTGGCCATGTTCTCTCTTGCACCAGCCGTACCCAAGGCCGAAAAGATGGTTGTTCTCGTTCACGAAAATGAGGATGCAAAGTCCGGTGACCATCGCCCCAAAGGCATTCTAAAGCAGTCTCCGCTGCATCCCATGATTCCCGATGACTTATCCAAGCAGACGAGCCTCCTCAAGTCGAAGCTAAAAGTCTCTATCAATCTTCCCGACAACGAAATCTCTTTAGCGCAGAGCACTGTTTTTAGCCCTCAATTCCATGCGCCAATGAGATCTCCAGTGTGCTTTCCTGCAGGAATGTTCAATTATATGAACGATGGAAGCGTAATGAGAGGAAGTAGAACGATTCTCGATGTGCTTAGAGAGGTGGATGCTGATATCTTGGCTTTGCAAGATGTCAAGGCTGAGGAGGAGAAAAACATGACCCCCTTATCAGAATTGGCTCGTGCGTTGGGGATGAATTATGTTTTCGCTGAGAGCTGGGCGCCCGAGTATGGGAACGCTATCTTGTCCAAATGGCCGATTAAGCAATGGAGAGTTCAGAAAATCTTCGACGATCAAGATTTCAG GAATGTGTTGAGAGCTACAATAGATGTGCCATGGATAGGGGAAGTTAACTTCCATTGCACACAGCTTGATCATCTGGATGAGAGATGGAGGATGAAGCAGATGGAAGCAATTATCCAGTCAAATGATGGTCCTCATATTTTGGCAGGTGGTTTGAATTCTCTCGATGGTGCAGATTACACATCTGAGAGATGGGCTGACATTGTCAAG TACTATGAGGAGATAGGAAAGCCAACACCAAAGGTTGAGGTGATGAAGTTTCTGAAGGGAAAAGGGTACAAAGACGCCAAGGACTATGCTGGGGAATGTGAGCCTGTGGTCATCATTGCCAAAGGCCAAA ATGTGCAGGGGACATGTAAATATGGAACAAGAGTGGATTACATTTTGAATTCGCCCGATTTACGCTGCAAGTTTGTACCCGGATCATACTCGGTGGTTTCATCTAAAGGCACTTCCGATCACCACATTGTTAAGGTTGAAATCGCgagagaagtggagagagatCGAGGGCGCATCAAACGAAGAAAACCCAGAGTGAAGGAAAATGTTGCGAGGGTTACAAACTCTTGTTCTTCAAGAGGAATATGGAGAATAGAAACTTGA